TCCAAGCCAGCCGAGATGCCACGGTCCAACCATCGGTTCAGCTCTCGTTGCAGAGCGGTCTTCTCGGCCATGCCAGGTTTTGCGAGAGTGGCAACGACGAAGGTCCCGACCCCGGGGTGCGGCTCGACCAACCCCTCGCGTTCGAGCTCCCGGTAAGCCTTCAGAACGGTATTGGGATTGATCGTGAGTGCGCCGACTACGTCCTTTGCGGTGGGGAGTTGATCTCCGACGGCCAGCTCGCCACGGCGAAGTGCTTGTTTGGTCTGCAGGACGAGTTGCACATACGTGGGGATACCGGAACGCCGGTCGATCCGGTAGACGATCATGAGCCTCACATTCCACTAATCTGTTAGTGGAATAAGGATGGCACACGCTGTCGAACCGGAATATGTACTTCGGCAACGAGTACCTGCATCTCGAAACGGCCCACGCGGCGCGTGCGCTACTATCTGCGTATGAATGCAGATAGTTCAGGATGTAGACGCCGCTTACTCGATGACGAGGTCGGACTTGTTGTCGAGGTGTTCCGCATGCTGGCCGACGCGACACGGGTCCAGATCTTGTGGGCGCTGGTCGATCGAGAGTTGTCGGTCAACGACCTTGCCGATCGCGTCGGAAAACCGGCCCCTTCCGTGTCGCAGCATCTGTCGAAACTACGGATGGCGCGTCTGGTCCGCACACGGCGCGAGGGCACGCAGGTGATCTATCGCCTCGAGAACGAGCATGTCCAGCAGCTGGTCACCGATGCTGTGTTCAATGCCGAACATGCCGGCCCCGGCATCCCCGGACACCACCGCGCAACGGCAGGCTTGCGCGAGCTGCACCCACACAATGCGGTCGGACCAGCCGCCAGTTCAGCATCTTCGCTCAATCATGGGGTCGTCGAACGTCATTCAGTGGAGGAGGGGCGATGACACATACTCCCAGGGGCGACGAAGTCCAGATGAACGGCGAGGAGCCCAGCCACGGGCACGGGCATGGGCATGGGCATTGGCATGGGCACGGTCATGCCCGTGCGGGGAAGGTTCATTCGGTAATGCTTGAGATCTTCGCACCACACAGCCACGATGCCGCCGACAGTATCGACGACGTCCTCGAATCCAGCCGAATCGGTATCCGTGCCGTCAAAATCAGTTTGATTGCGCTGGGAGTGACCGCTATTGCGCAGGTCATCATCGTCGCGGTATCTGGATCGGTAGCATTGCTCGCCGATACCATCCACAACTTTTCCGACGCGTTGACGGCGATCCCGCTGTGGATTGCCTTCGCCCTGGGACGCAGAGCGGCGACGCGGCGCTATACCTATGGTTACGGACGCGCCGAAGACCTCGCCGGCTTGTTCGTTGTCGCGATGATTGCGTTGTCCGCTCTGATCGCCGGCATCGAAGCCGTGCGTCGCCTGATCGATCCGGTCCCCATCGAACACCTCGGCTGGGTGGCCACTGCCGGTATCGTCGGGTTCGTCGGCAACGAACTCGTCGCGCTCTACCGAATCCGGGTCGGTCGCCAAATCGGCTCTGCCGCACTGGTTGCCGATGGGTTGCACGCTCGTACTGATGGTTTTACCTCGCTGGCAGTGGTGATCGGTGCCGGCGGTGTGGCGCTGGGATTTCCCCTGGCCGACCCGATCGTGGGTCTGGTCATTACCGCCGCAATTCTCGCTGTACTGCGCTCGGCAGCGCGCGATGTTTTTCGGCGGCTCATGGATGGTGTCGAGCCGGACTTCGTCGAGGCAGCTGAGACAGCGTTGACGCAGGAGAGCGGTGTCCTTGCTGTGCGCAGCGTCAAGATGCGGTGGATAGGGCATCGATTGCACGCTGACGCCGAACTCGATATCGACCCTTCCACCAGTCTCGTCGACGCGCATCGGCTAGCCCACCGCGCAGAGCACACCCTGACCCACACCGTTCCGAAGCTCACGACTGCTCTCATTCATGCGTACCCCGCCCACGAGTCCGAGACGCCTGGCAGACACCTGTGAGAAGCATGTAGCTCCGTTCCCGCAGAGCAGGCAAGTCGCGATTCTTGCTGCCGGAGTGGAGAGTCGATCGTCGGTGGACTGCCGCCTCCAGGTCGCAGTATGCGTACCGTGCTCGCTGGCTCCGTTCAGTTTCGCGCGGTGCTCCGCGGAGTTCCGTTGCTAGTGTTTGGGATCGGATATGGATACTCACCGCCGTGCGGTTGCAACGCCGATGAGCAGTACCAGGGCAGCGAGCGCGCCGAAACCTGCGGTGAGCGTCGCGGCGGCCGCTACCCCGGCGACGAGGAGTGGGCCGCCGGCGTCGCCGAGTTCACGGCCGAGTTCAGCGGCACCCATGGTCTGGCCCATGCGTTCTTCGGGGGTCGAGGCAGCGAGCGAGGCGAACGCTAGGGGAGTGATGATGCCGGTACCGATTCCAATGGCGATGCCGGCACCTAGGAGACCGGCCAGTCCGGGAAGCATCGCGGCGGCAAGGCCTAGAGCAGTCAGACCCAGCCCGGCGGCCATACCTGCCGTAGCGGAGATCGTGCCGCTATCGAGGGCGCGGCCGGCGCGTGGTTGCGTCAATGCAGCGCATAACGCCAGCACTGACACCGCTGCTCCTGTCTCGATGGACCCCAGGCCGGCGGCTGCGCCAGAGACCGGGAGGAATCCGACTCCGACAGACAAAGCTGCGGTTGCAGCAGCGAGCGCAATGGTGGGCCGCAGGAAGTGTGAGTCGCTCAGACGGCGGGCGAGATCGACCACTGTTTGGCGTTGACGAGGAAGTGCAGGCACTGCCGACACGACTGCTCGAGCCCAGATTGCAACAACGCCTGCGAGGACGGTGGTCACAGCGAACAGTAGTGTTAGATCGCCGATCCACACTATTACGCCGCCCAGTAGTGGGCCGGCGGTGTAGCCGAGGCTCTTGTAGAAGCCGTAGGTTCCGAAACCTTTTCCGCGCTTGGCTTTCGGGTTCAGGCGCGCTACCAGGGAGCTTGCTGCGGGGGAGAATGCCGACGCTGCGGCACCTTGCCCCAGGCGCGCGAGCCATAACCAGTTCGTGTCGGCGACGAGGACGAACAGGAGTGAGGTTGCGGCGAACCCGATCAAACCGCCGAGGAGGACGGGTTTTGCTCCGACCTTGTCGGCGAGTGTCCCGAAGACTGGCTTCAGGAGTACTTCGGCGCCGTCGTAGAGGGCCAGGAGTAGGCCGAGGTAGAGAAGAGAGTCGGCGAGATTGTCGAGGTCGAACACGAGGTTCGCTGCGACGGCATGGGCGCCGAATGCCGTGGTGAAACCTGCCGCGTACAGGGGCCACATGCGCCAGCGTTCCACGGCGGTTTCATTGTTCATGCGTGGTGGTTGTTGTCGATGGATTCGGGATCGTGCAGGGCGGCGATCACGCGTTCGGAGTAGTCCTCGAATCGCTGCCCACATTCTTGTAATTCTTCTGTGGCGCGTTCGGAGTTGTTCGCGCCAAATACATCCCGTGCTTTCAGATCACGATGCCAGCGGCGTAGTCGGTCGAGGCTCTGATCCTCTTCTTCGAGTTCGGCCAAGGTGAACTTACGGATCCTGATTTCCTTGTCGAGTTCAGCTTTGTATTTGGCGCAGTCGGAGAGGAATTCGGTCCAGTCATCCTCGCGTGCAGCGGTGAACATCGCTTCGAACCGGGAACCGTCCTCGGTGGTGGCACCGCTCGCGTGGAGGAAGATGATCTCACCTCCGGCACGTTTTACCAGGGCGCGGGCGCGGTCGATTCCGGTGGAGAACGCAGGCACATTCGGTACGGCCCAGGTGCCTTGGCCGATCGACAATGCGCCGATCTTGCGAAGTTCGCGCCATACCGCAACACGGTGTCGTGATGGTTCGGCCGGGATCTGGGTCAAGATTATTCGCCAGTGGGTAGAGGCTTCTTCGTCGTACACCAGGTAAATGTATCAGCGGCTACATTTGAAAGGAGTGCTCCGGTTACTTTTTACTCTTTTTCTAACGGATGGCGATCGATGATGGCAACTGTGAGGTGGCTGAGCACGCTGTGATCGAACTGGTGGTCCCGCGCCACGTCGGCGGGGAACCACCAGAGTCGAGCGATCTCCGTGGGCGGTCGACTGCGCTCGCATTGGGCAGTGCATATTTCGCGCCGACGCCGGCCGAGGAAAGACTTCAGAACGCCCCAGACTCAGAACGCCTCATATGTGCCTTCATGTCTGGGTTCCCGGCTCGATCAGTCGGAGGTCAAATGGTAGTCACCGGCCTCGTCGAGCGCGGCGGCAACTTGGCTCCGGCTGAGAAGCGACGCGGAGTCGATCGATACCGTCGAAACACCGCCGGCGACGAGTACGACGGTGACATGGCGGACACCCTCGATAGCTTCGACTTCGGTGGTGACTGCCCGCGCGCAGTGCCCGCAGGTGAGCCCGGTGACAGCAAATTGCTGATCGGTTGGGCTCGAAGGGATTTTGGTAGCCGTCGAGGGATGCGATGAACCGCAACCACAACCGCAGCCGTTGTTCGGTGAGAGGTCGGTCAAAGTGAGATCCGAGGTGGCGGTGGGGTTCATTGGACTCCGATCACTTACGCGCATACCCATGGGGGGTACCTGATCGGTCGACTATACCCCCCATGGGTATGCCGGTGTCAATGTTGCAAGCAGCCATGACAGGCAGGGTCAGCACCTGTTTCGGGTGCGTTGGACTTGTCTACTGTTGGTGCAGAGTGGTGAGCCGTGCGCGGTAGTCGTCCGCGTCGATCTCACCTCGGGCGTACCGCTCAGCCAGCAGCTGCTCAGCGGTGTACAGCACGGGGGGATGCGTCGGCTGGGATCCACGAGCCCCCTGCGATCGGAGTAGCAGAAGCACTCCGGTTATCAGTACACCCCAGAACACCACCATCCCGATGATCATCAACGCATAACCCCACCCACTGGGATCGTTGCCATGCCAATACATCATTTTGTCTGCTCCTCGGACTGTCGGTGGATCGACCAACGGCTGACCTGAATGCCACCGGTGTGCCAACTCGGAGGTCGGTAGTTTTGAGTATCGGTGCACGTCAGGGCGTAAAGATAGGGCCCTTCGTCCTATTCCTCAGAACGTTTGGGCATCGACCGAGCAATCTGTTGGAGGATTCGACAACTGATTGTGTGGCTCGGTTGGTAGTCGAGACCGAGCGCGCGGGCCTCACTCCGCAGAGATCTGCACTGCACTCGACACGCCGAACTCGGCGGTTCCCCGGCGCCGACTCAGTTGAAATCGGTGCTGGCCACTTCGCGGTCGGTACCGACGATCGCCGCGAGGACACGGTCGGCGACTACCTCGGGGCTCAGGCCCTCGGGCATCTTCGGCGCACTACCTGCAATCGCGCGACCGGCCAGGCCGGTCTCAGTGTGCGGTGGCCGGACGTCGACCACTCGAATTTTGCTACGTCGCGCCTCTTTCGCTGCCGCGATAAATAGCGTTGATACCGCAGCCTTTACAGCGGAATACGTCGCCATACCGGCGACCGGTTGCTCGGCCAGCACCGCGCTGATCCCGACGATCACCCCGCCCTCGTCCACGACGTGCAGCGCCGCCCGTAGCAGCCGCAGCGGGGCGAGGAAGTCGACGAGCACAAGGTCGTCCACGGTGTCGTCGTCGATCTCGGCAACGGGACCGAATGCGGCGATACCGGCCGCGATGACCACACCGTCGATGCGACCATGGTGGTCCTTCGCCTCCGCGATCACCGACCGCGCCGCATCGGGTTCACGCAAGTCGGCGGTGACTTTGTGCGCGCCCTCGATCCCGAGAGCGTCGAGCCCCTTGCCGGACCGCCCACTGATGGTGAGCGACGCACCCTGTTGGGCGAGCAGTTTCGCGATGCGAGAACCCAGTGCGCCGGTAGCACCGACGACGACGAACACCTTGCCGGACAGATCATTCATCACTCCATAGTGCACTTCGCCGGATGGTCCACGCCGAAGAACTGCGTGCTTCGAACGTGATCTGGCGGTTGCATCTTCACCACGTCGGGGGAGGTGCAGGGGAGCGGGATGCCGCGCTGGCCTATGTTGGCGTGGATGCGCATTGCGGTGGTGGAGGACGACGACGGAGTCGGTGACGCGTTGTTCGACGCGCTGACCGAGGTCGGGCATGCGCCTGTACGCATGCGACGCGGCGCCGACCTGTTGCTGGGATACCACGACATGGATGTCGTACTGCTCGATCTCGGTCTGCCGGATATGGACGGCTTGGAGGTTCTCCGCAAGCTTCGGACGTTGAGTTCGGTTCCGGTGGTGGTGCTGACTGCGCGCGACGACGAACGCTCGGTGGTTCGGGCCCTTCGCGGCGGGGCGGACGATTACGTCGTCAAACCTGCAAGGTTGGGCGAGTTGCACGCGCGACTCGAGGTGGCGGCGCGGCGTCGAAGCGCGTCGAGCGAACCTGTCACCGACGGTCTGGTTCTCGGCGACATTGTCATCGATCTTGTCGGCCGCATCGCGGAAGTCGACGGTCACGACATTGCGCTGACGACCAAGGAGTTCGAGCTACTCGCTCATCTCGTGACGCGACGCGGTGAAGCGGTCAGCCGGGAACAGCTGATGGACGCAATCTGGGGTGACGCCTACGTCGCGATCTCACGGACACTCGACGTGCACATGACGGCGTTGCGTTCCAAGCTCGCGCGACCCGGCACCATCGTCACCATCCGCGGCTTCGGTTATCGCTGGGATACGTGAGATGCGGCGCCGTGTCCTGGTGGTGCTGATGATCTACTCCACCGTCGTCGTACTCGCTCTGTCGGTGCCCCTGGGGCTGCTGGTCGGCCGCGAACGCGCCCAACGATTTGCGGAGAACCGGGCCGCTGCAGCGACGTTCTTCGCCGAACTCAGTTCACGAGAGGGCGTATCCGGCGTACCTCGGCTTCGAGAGTCGGTGCAGCGCTACAACAGTCTGTACGACGAGGGGATCGTCATCGTCGATCGCACCGGAGTGCCGCGTGCGCTGGCGGGCCTGGACATCGAGCGCGCCGACGTGCAGCAGGCGGTGGCAGGAGCGTTGCGGAACCAACGTGGGCACCTCCCGTCGAGTGTGACGCCTTGGTCGCAGTCCTCGGTGTTGATCGCCGCCCCGGTCGGCGGGGGCACACAGGTCGACGGCGCCGTGGTAATCGCAGCGTCCACCGATGTCGTGCGTAGGGACGTCGCCGTGGCGTGGGTAGTCATCGCCGTCGGTGCACTACTGACTCTTGCTACCGTCGCGGTGATCGCTGCTGTCCTGTCGCGCTGGGTCGTTCGTCCACTGACCGCATTGTCGTCCCGTGTCCGTTCGTTCGGCGACAAGTTCCACGATCAACTGCCGATCGCAGGTTCCCGCCTGCCGAAGCCTGCCGAGTACCTGGGTCCCCCGGAAGTCCGAGAATTGTCCAGCTCGTTCGACGCCATGGCAGACGACGTCGAGGCGGCGACGGCTGCGCAGCGTCGGCTGGTGGCGGACACCGCCCACGCTCTTCGTAACCCGTTGGCGGCACTGAGAATCCGATTGGATGTGTTGGGCATGAAAGTGCCGGATTCGGCAATCGGCGCACACCTCAAGACCACACGCGAAGTCGACCGGCTGACTACCGTCGTCGAAGATCTGCTCGTCCTCGCCGCGGCTGAGACGCCGTTCACGAAGCAGACAACCGGGTGCGACGTAGGAGCAGCGATTGCCGATCGTGTCGAATTCTGGTCGAGCACAATGACAGTGGCGGGGATCGGTGTGCACGTAGAAAGCCCCGGGGAGAACACCCGTGCCGCGATATCGGAAGACGACCTGATTCGAATTCTCGACGCCCTACTCAGCAACGCGACGAAATACGCCGGCGACGGTGCATACGTCGAGATCGGCCACCGAACAAGCGAAGGCGACATCACCGTCTGGGTGTCCGATAACGGGCCGGGTGTGCTTGCCGAAGAACTCCCGAAAATCGTAGATCGGTTCTTCCGAGCGTCGAGCGCCCACGGTGAAGGTACCGGTCTCGGTTTGTCGATCGTCCACGCGTTGACCGAGCGGGCCGGGGGAACTATCGAGGTGAGTGCGCGTCGACCCTCGGGCTTGCGGATAGAGCTCACTTTCCTAAGGGAGTGTTAGGAAAGTCGGAACAGCTTGGTTTTGGGCTGTGCCTGCGGTCACAGTATGGGGACTCCGGTTGCCGCTTCGTTCCATGGCAATCCGCCCAACAGCACTCTGTGGAAGGACCAGCCCATGGCCAACGAGGCCACCTCGATCGCCGATCCGTCGCGCCCGACCCCGCCTGTTTCCTCTCCCGCTGCCACTCGTCGCGCCGTGCTCAACACGCTGCGGGGGTCGTCGGGCAATCTCGTCGAGTGGTACGACGTGTACGTCTACACCGTCTTTGCGACATATTTCGAGAATCAATTCTTCGATTCGGCGGACAAGAATTCGACCCTCTACGTGTACGCGATCTTCGCGGTCACCTTCCTGATGCGACCGGTCGGCTCGTGGTTCTTCGGTCGCTATGCGGACAGGAACGGTCGACGCGCTGCACTCACGTTCAGTGTCTCGTTGATGGCCGCGTGCTCGCTGGTCATCTCACTCACCCCGGGACGAGAGAGCATCGGAGTCTGGGCGGCGATCATCCTCATTCTGAGCCGTCTGGTCCAGGGCTTCGCCACCGGCGGTGAGTACGGTGCGTCGGCGACCTACATGTCCGAGGCAGCGACCCGTGAGCGTCGTGGCTTCTTCTCTTCGTTCCAGTACGTGACGCTGGTCGGCGGGCATGTTCTCGCGCAGGTGACCCTGTTGATCATGCAGGTGTTCCTCGATCGCGGGCAGATGGAGGAATTCGGCTGGCGCATCGCGTTCTTCATCGGCGGTGTCGCGGCCGTGGTCGTATTTTGGCTGCGGCGCAGCATGGACGAATCGCTGACGAAGGATCAGCTCGACGCCGTTCGCAGCGGAGTCGACCGAGCCTCCGGTTCGATGAGGGAACTTCTCAGCCACCATTGGCGTGCACTTCTGATCTGCTTCTTGGTGACGGCCGGTGGCACCATCGCGTTCTACACCTACAGCGTCAACGCCCCCTCGATGATCCGGTCCGCATACGAGGACCGGGGGATGACCGGAACGTGGATCAACCTCTTCGGCCTGGTCTTCCTCATGCTTCTGCAGCCGATCGGTGGGATGATCAGCGACAAGGTGGGTCGCAAACCACTCCTGATCTTCTTCGGAATCGGCGGCGTGCTGTACACCTACTTCCTCATCACGTATCTGCCGACGGCGACGTCCGTCTTCGCATCGGTCACCCTGGTGTGCGTGGGTTACGTCATCTTGACCGGTTACACCTCGATCAACGCGATCGTCAAAGCCGAGTTGTTCCCCTCTCACGTGCGTGCACTCGGCGTCGGTCTCGGCTACGCGCTCGCCAACTCTGCATTCGGCGGCACTGCCCCGCTGATCTACCAGGCGGCGAAGAACAGCGGGCAGGTCACCTGGTTCATCGTCTACGTGACGGTGGTGATCGCAGTATCGCTGCTGGTCTACATCTTCGTTCTGCGGAACAAGTCCGAGACCGTCCTCGACCGGGAGCAGGGTCGAGCGTTCGAGTGATCTGCCACGCCTTACAGTGACGAACATGGTCCCGCCCGCAGCGTTGCTCTCCCGCAGAGCAGCGCTGCGGGCGGGACTGCTGGCTGTGAGCGCCGCCGCGGTGGGCACTGCCTGCGCGTCGGATCCTCCACCGCAACTCCGTCTCGCATCAGGTGAGGTCGGCGGCTTCTTCTGGGAGTTCTCGGGCCTGCTCGCCGACGCGGCCGCCGCGACGGCTACGGCGGAGGTCGTTCCGCTGACGACGGCCGGCTCCCTCGACAACCTGGAAGCCTTGGATTCGCGACGTGCCGAGCTGGCACTTACGTTGGCCGACGCCGCCTACAGCCATCCGAGTCGAGATTTGGCGGCGGTGGGATGCGTGTACGAGAACTACTTCCAGGTCACCGTGCGAGCCGACTCGGGCATCGAGACGGTAAATGATCTGCGCGGGCGGCCGGTGAGCGTCGGCGCCCCGGGATCCGGTGCCACCCTGGTGTCCCAGCGCATTTTCGACGCTACGGGTCTGTCCGGTCCCGGTGCGGTCCGCGAAGTCCAGATGTCGATGAGTTCGGCGGCACATGCCTTGTCAGACAACGAGATCGATGCCGTGATGTGGGCTGGGGGATTGCCGACGCCGGCGTTCGCCGATCCGCCGATGGCAATCCGGTTGCTCGATCTAGGCGCCGTCGTCGCGGACTTGAGGCGCGAGTTCGGGACCGCGTACGAATCGGTCCTGGTGCCGGCGAACGTCTATGGCGAACATCCGGAAGTGACGACCGTCGGAATCCCGAACCTGCTGCTGGCCCACCCGGACGTGCCGGACCGGACTGTGGCGGAATTGGTGGGCCTGCTGCTCGATCAGTCGTCCTCGCTGGTTCCCCGACAGGCGATCGGTAGCCAATTCCTCGACGCCCGGTCGCTCGTCATGACCGGCGCCATCCCTCTCCATCCCGGGGCCGAAGCGGAGTACCGCAGGCGGCACGGATGAGATGACCAGGTCGGTCGGTCAGCGCGCAGCCAGTCGCCACAGCGACGTCGTCTCGCGAGAGCGTGCAGCGTGGAAGAGATCGTCGGTATCGCGCGCACGAGAATGCGTCGGCGCGGTGTCTGTTTTGCCGAGTACTTCCAGGCCTGCGCGGTCGATTGCCGCGAGGAGATCCTCGCGTGTGGCGAGTCCGAGGAGTTCGGCCAGATCGGAGATCACCAGCCAGGCCTCGCCGCCGGGTTCGAGATGCTTGGGAAGCCGATCCAGGAAAGCACGCAGCATGCGGCTTCCCGGGTCGTAGATCGCGTGTTCTATCCCCGAGGTCGGCTTCGTGGGGATCCACGGCGGATTGCACACTACGAGCGATGCGCGTCCGGCAGGAAAGATGTCGGTGAGCTGCACGTCGACGCTGTCGGCGAAACCCAGTCGCTCGAGATTGGAGGTGGCGCACGCAACCGCCCGTGGGTCCCGATCCGTCGCGACGATGTCGGTGACACCGCGCCGTGCCAGGACGGCAGCCAAAACGCCTGTGCCGGTACCGATATCGAAGGCCGTGGTCGTTCCGTCGGGAAGGGGAGTGTCTGCTACCAGCTTTATGTATTCGCCACGCAGTGGCGAGAAGACGCCGAAGTGTGGCTCGATGGTGGCGTCCAGTGCGGGAATGCGAACACCCTTGCGTCGCCATTCGTGCGCACCGATGAGACTGAGAAGTTCTCGAAGAGAGAGCAGCGACGGCATCGAAGCCTCGCCGTAGACCTCACGTGCGGCTTGAGCGACGTCGGGGGCTCTGCCGTAATTCAGAACAAAATTGGAATCGAGTTCGACGAGCAGCATTCCGAGAGTGCGCGCCCGCCGGGCCTGATCCTGGCGGTGGAGATGAAAGTCCTCTGCCGGAGTAGACGACGGCTTTCGCGTCCGCGGCTCGGCCCTGCGGGTGATCGCCTTCAACAATTGGCGTGCATTGTTGAAATCGCCTCGCCATAGTAAGGACTCACCGATCGACGCGCGTTTGTACGCAACGTCAGCGGTGATGTCGTCGCCGATAATGTGAATGGCCTTGGGCGGCGGAGCGTTGTTCTCCGAACGCCACCGCGCCGAGCGCTCCTGCCCGTTCTCGGTCCACACGACCATCGTGCCCTCGGGCTCTGAGAGTCCGCGATCTTTCGAAGAGAGGGTGGTTGGGTCGACGATCATGCTTTCGCGCTTTCGAGCGGCCGCGTTGTGGCTGCGACGTTGAGCTGGTTCACAGGGCCCTTTCGGTTGAATTCAAGTCAACCACAACGACCCGATTCGGCCCGCCCAGCGACGCCGCGAATCACTGGTCGCGACGGCCGAGGCTCGGGCATCGGCGCGTTCGTCTACCATTCCCGACGTAGATCGAACTCTGGACGGAAGGCGTCACGCTGTGATCACCGGAAGCATCGTTGCAATTGTCACGCCTATGACCGATAGCGGCGAAATCGACCATGCATCGTTCGCTGAACTAGTCGAGCGCCAGGTCATTGGCGGAACGTCGGCGATTGTTGCAGCTGGAACAACCGGCGAATCGTCGACGCTCTCGGTGGCCGAGCACACCGAGATCATTCGAGAAACCATCAACGTGGTTGCCGGGCGGATTCCGGTCATCGCGGGGACCGGCGCGAATTCGACGTCCGAGGCGATTCACCTCACCCGGGCTGCCAAGGCCGCCGGAGCCGATGGTGCGCTGCTGGTCACCCCGTACTACAACAAGCCCCCGCAAGAGGGTCTGTACCGACACTTCCGTGCGGTCGCCGAAGCCGTCGACATCCCTCAGTACCTGTACAACGTCCCCTCGCGTACGGGGTGCGACATGCTGCCCTCGACCGTCTCCAGGCTCGCGGAGATCCCGAACATCGTCGGCTTGAAAGAAGCTGCGGGCGACCTGGACCGCGTCCGCGAATTGGTTGCTCTCGAACTCGGAGACTTCGCGTTGTATTCGGGTGACGACGGGACGGCCAGGGCCAGCATGTTGGCCGGGTTCCACGGCAACATCTCGGTGACCGCGAACGTAGCGCCTGAGGCGATGGCTCGGATGTGTGCAGCTGCGCTGGCCGGTGACTCCGAAGGTGCGTCGGAGATCGATGCGAAGCTCGTCGGCCTGCACACGGCCCTGTT
This region of Rhodococcus sp. PAMC28707 genomic DNA includes:
- a CDS encoding Chromate resistance protein ChrB, translated to MYDEEASTHWRIILTQIPAEPSRHRVAVWRELRKIGALSIGQGTWAVPNVPAFSTGIDRARALVKRAGGEIIFLHASGATTEDGSRFEAMFTAAREDDWTEFLSDCAKYKAELDKEIRIRKFTLAELEEEDQSLDRLRRWHRDLKARDVFGANNSERATEELQECGQRFEDYSERVIAALHDPESIDNNHHA
- a CDS encoding MFS transporter, with the protein product MNNETAVERWRMWPLYAAGFTTAFGAHAVAANLVFDLDNLADSLLYLGLLLALYDGAEVLLKPVFGTLADKVGAKPVLLGGLIGFAATSLLFVLVADTNWLWLARLGQGAAASAFSPAASSLVARLNPKAKRGKGFGTYGFYKSLGYTAGPLLGGVIVWIGDLTLLFAVTTVLAGVVAIWARAVVSAVPALPRQRQTVVDLARRLSDSHFLRPTIALAAATAALSVGVGFLPVSGAAAGLGSIETGAAVSVLALCAALTQPRAGRALDSGTISATAGMAAGLGLTALGLAAAMLPGLAGLLGAGIAIGIGTGIITPLAFASLAASTPEERMGQTMGAAELGRELGDAGGPLLVAGVAAAATLTAGFGALAALVLLIGVATARR
- a CDS encoding heavy-metal-associated domain-containing protein, which produces MNPTATSDLTLTDLSPNNGCGCGCGSSHPSTATKIPSSPTDQQFAVTGLTCGHCARAVTTEVEAIEGVRHVTVVLVAGGVSTVSIDSASLLSRSQVAAALDEAGDYHLTSD
- a CDS encoding response regulator transcription factor yields the protein MRIAVVEDDDGVGDALFDALTEVGHAPVRMRRGADLLLGYHDMDVVLLDLGLPDMDGLEVLRKLRTLSSVPVVVLTARDDERSVVRALRGGADDYVVKPARLGELHARLEVAARRRSASSEPVTDGLVLGDIVIDLVGRIAEVDGHDIALTTKEFELLAHLVTRRGEAVSREQLMDAIWGDAYVAISRTLDVHMTALRSKLARPGTIVTIRGFGYRWDT
- a CDS encoding SDR family NAD(P)-dependent oxidoreductase codes for the protein MNDLSGKVFVVVGATGALGSRIAKLLAQQGASLTISGRSGKGLDALGIEGAHKVTADLREPDAARSVIAEAKDHHGRIDGVVIAAGIAAFGPVAEIDDDTVDDLVLVDFLAPLRLLRAALHVVDEGGVIVGISAVLAEQPVAGMATYSAVKAAVSTLFIAAAKEARRSKIRVVDVRPPHTETGLAGRAIAGSAPKMPEGLSPEVVADRVLAAIVGTDREVASTDFN
- a CDS encoding MFS transporter — encoded protein: MANEATSIADPSRPTPPVSSPAATRRAVLNTLRGSSGNLVEWYDVYVYTVFATYFENQFFDSADKNSTLYVYAIFAVTFLMRPVGSWFFGRYADRNGRRAALTFSVSLMAACSLVISLTPGRESIGVWAAIILILSRLVQGFATGGEYGASATYMSEAATRERRGFFSSFQYVTLVGGHVLAQVTLLIMQVFLDRGQMEEFGWRIAFFIGGVAAVVVFWLRRSMDESLTKDQLDAVRSGVDRASGSMRELLSHHWRALLICFLVTAGGTIAFYTYSVNAPSMIRSAYEDRGMTGTWINLFGLVFLMLLQPIGGMISDKVGRKPLLIFFGIGGVLYTYFLITYLPTATSVFASVTLVCVGYVILTGYTSINAIVKAELFPSHVRALGVGLGYALANSAFGGTAPLIYQAAKNSGQVTWFIVYVTVVIAVSLLVYIFVLRNKSETVLDREQGRAFE
- a CDS encoding cation diffusion facilitator family transporter, which translates into the protein MNGEEPSHGHGHGHGHWHGHGHARAGKVHSVMLEIFAPHSHDAADSIDDVLESSRIGIRAVKISLIALGVTAIAQVIIVAVSGSVALLADTIHNFSDALTAIPLWIAFALGRRAATRRYTYGYGRAEDLAGLFVVAMIALSALIAGIEAVRRLIDPVPIEHLGWVATAGIVGFVGNELVALYRIRVGRQIGSAALVADGLHARTDGFTSLAVVIGAGGVALGFPLADPIVGLVITAAILAVLRSAARDVFRRLMDGVEPDFVEAAETALTQESGVLAVRSVKMRWIGHRLHADAELDIDPSTSLVDAHRLAHRAEHTLTHTVPKLTTALIHAYPAHESETPGRHL
- a CDS encoding GntR family transcriptional regulator encodes the protein MIVYRIDRRSGIPTYVQLVLQTKQALRRGELAVGDQLPTAKDVVGALTINPNTVLKAYRELEREGLVEPHPGVGTFVVATLAKPGMAEKTALQRELNRWLDRGISAGLDRADFEALVASALDSRYQNEGEQ
- a CDS encoding HAMP domain-containing sensor histidine kinase, yielding MRRRVLVVLMIYSTVVVLALSVPLGLLVGRERAQRFAENRAAAATFFAELSSREGVSGVPRLRESVQRYNSLYDEGIVIVDRTGVPRALAGLDIERADVQQAVAGALRNQRGHLPSSVTPWSQSSVLIAAPVGGGTQVDGAVVIAASTDVVRRDVAVAWVVIAVGALLTLATVAVIAAVLSRWVVRPLTALSSRVRSFGDKFHDQLPIAGSRLPKPAEYLGPPEVRELSSSFDAMADDVEAATAAQRRLVADTAHALRNPLAALRIRLDVLGMKVPDSAIGAHLKTTREVDRLTTVVEDLLVLAAAETPFTKQTTGCDVGAAIADRVEFWSSTMTVAGIGVHVESPGENTRAAISEDDLIRILDALLSNATKYAGDGAYVEIGHRTSEGDITVWVSDNGPGVLAEELPKIVDRFFRASSAHGEGTGLGLSIVHALTERAGGTIEVSARRPSGLRIELTFLREC
- a CDS encoding metalloregulator ArsR/SmtB family transcription factor, whose protein sequence is MNADSSGCRRRLLDDEVGLVVEVFRMLADATRVQILWALVDRELSVNDLADRVGKPAPSVSQHLSKLRMARLVRTRREGTQVIYRLENEHVQQLVTDAVFNAEHAGPGIPGHHRATAGLRELHPHNAVGPAASSASSLNHGVVERHSVEEGR